One Microlunatus soli genomic window carries:
- a CDS encoding flavin reductase family protein produces the protein MSIHAEHPFLTPEPDRDPIRRARGRLNAPVTIWASGSERDRAGLTVSSMIIAEGDPGEVIGLVNPESSLGESIADAGTVAISVLGGQHRQIADVFAGVTPSPGGKFRTGRWGQTEWGPVAEGAPAWIGARLLDGEPERAGWALLVRARIEKVVLADLTEADQALGYLRGRYQFPSW, from the coding sequence GTGTCGATCCACGCCGAGCACCCGTTCCTGACCCCCGAACCCGACCGCGACCCGATCCGCCGTGCACGCGGTCGACTGAACGCGCCGGTGACGATCTGGGCCAGTGGATCGGAACGGGACCGTGCCGGGTTGACCGTCTCCTCGATGATCATCGCCGAAGGCGACCCCGGCGAGGTGATCGGCCTGGTGAATCCCGAATCGAGTCTGGGGGAGTCGATCGCCGACGCCGGCACAGTGGCGATCAGCGTGCTGGGCGGCCAGCATCGTCAGATCGCCGACGTCTTCGCCGGCGTGACCCCATCACCCGGTGGCAAATTCCGCACCGGACGATGGGGGCAGACCGAATGGGGCCCGGTGGCCGAGGGCGCACCCGCCTGGATCGGGGCCAGGCTGCTGGACGGCGAACCCGAACGGGCCGGTTGGGCACTGCTGGTCCGGGCCCGGATCGAGAAGGTGGTGCTGGCCGACCTCACCGAGGCCGACCAGGCGCTGGGCTACCTGCGTGGCAGGTATCAGTTCCCGTCCTGGTGA
- a CDS encoding SDR family oxidoreductase, translated as MKIAGSTALVTGANRGLGRVFAEELLERGATKVYATARRPESVDMSGVEVLRLDITDPDSVAAAAAVAGDVDLLINNAGIATAQNVVTGDPDALRAEIDTHLFGTLSMVKAFAPALARNGGGAIVNLLSVVSWRAIAGNNAYHVAKAAEWALTNSIRLELAEQGTLVTGLHLGATDTDMMRGFGWDIPMNDPADVVSAALDGVEHDELEVLADDSSRQAKAALAEDPRSVYRELTGADPLDLVRPGEQVHQDGN; from the coding sequence ATGAAGATCGCTGGATCCACTGCACTGGTGACCGGAGCCAACCGCGGCCTCGGCCGCGTGTTCGCCGAGGAGCTGCTCGAACGCGGCGCCACCAAGGTCTATGCGACCGCCCGCAGACCCGAGTCGGTCGACATGTCGGGGGTCGAGGTGCTGCGGCTCGACATCACCGATCCGGACAGCGTGGCGGCCGCAGCCGCAGTCGCCGGTGACGTCGATCTGCTGATCAACAACGCCGGGATCGCCACGGCACAGAACGTCGTCACCGGCGATCCGGACGCGCTGCGGGCCGAGATCGACACCCATCTGTTCGGCACCCTGTCGATGGTCAAGGCGTTCGCGCCCGCCTTGGCCCGCAACGGCGGCGGCGCGATCGTCAACCTGCTGTCGGTGGTCTCCTGGCGGGCGATCGCAGGCAACAACGCCTACCACGTCGCCAAGGCAGCCGAATGGGCGCTGACCAACAGCATCCGGCTGGAGTTGGCCGAACAGGGAACTCTGGTCACCGGCCTGCACCTGGGTGCGACCGACACCGACATGATGCGCGGTTTCGGCTGGGACATCCCGATGAACGACCCGGCCGATGTGGTGTCAGCTGCCCTGGACGGCGTCGAGCACGACGAACTCGAGGTGCTGGCCGATGACTCGAGCCGACAGGCCAAGGCCGCGCTCGCCGAGGACCCCCGCTCGGTCTATCGGGAGTTGACGGGCGCGGATCCGCTCGACCTGGTCCGCCCCGGTGAACAGGTTCACCAGGACGGGAACTGA
- a CDS encoding winged helix-turn-helix transcriptional regulator, whose amino-acid sequence MAHTGSPRVEAASRSCSLSAGLAVLGDKWALLLLREALAGATKFSDFRDALGIAPDVLTSRLTRLVDAGLMTRESYREPGQRARDRYRLTDAGSDSLVALIALKQWADVNVQHGDDPYVEFRSDEGRPVTVRFTDDRGRTLRPDQVHAEHTPTRRAAADAGADVQSPS is encoded by the coding sequence ATGGCACACACCGGATCACCCAGGGTCGAGGCTGCGAGCAGGAGCTGTTCGCTGTCGGCCGGCCTTGCCGTGCTGGGTGACAAGTGGGCCCTGCTGCTGCTCCGGGAGGCGCTCGCCGGCGCGACGAAGTTCTCCGATTTCCGCGACGCGCTCGGAATCGCCCCCGACGTCCTGACCTCCCGATTGACCCGACTGGTCGACGCCGGTCTGATGACCAGGGAGTCCTACCGGGAGCCCGGGCAACGTGCCCGTGATCGCTACCGGCTGACCGATGCCGGGAGCGACTCGCTGGTCGCCCTGATCGCTCTGAAGCAGTGGGCCGACGTCAACGTGCAGCACGGCGACGACCCGTACGTCGAATTCCGCAGCGACGAGGGCAGGCCGGTGACGGTCCGGTTCACCGACGACCGCGGGCGCACGCTGCGTCCCGACCAGGTGCACGCCGAACACACACCGACCCGGCGAGCCGCAGCCGATGCGGGCGCTGACGTACAGTCCCCATCGTGA
- a CDS encoding histidine phosphatase family protein → MTTVLLLRHGRTQANLTGVLAGRTPGVELDDVGIGQAAASAERIAPLPIASVVSSPLRRCRQTAKAVVDARAERLPVIAEAGLIECGYGSWTGRKLRELAKEDLWRTVQQQPSAVRFPDGEAMTEMSARATATIRTWDAKIAAEHGDDAIWVAVSHGDVIKAILADALGMHLDSFQRIMVDPASISVIHYAASRPFVLRMNTVGQDLASLMPKPAPKKPGRKSAKKKSARQPAARPSDAAVGGGMGADDLA, encoded by the coding sequence GTGACCACGGTGCTGCTCCTCCGGCACGGCCGGACCCAAGCCAACCTGACCGGCGTGCTCGCCGGTCGGACACCCGGCGTCGAGTTGGACGATGTCGGGATCGGTCAGGCGGCCGCTTCGGCGGAGCGGATCGCGCCGTTGCCGATCGCGTCCGTCGTCTCCTCACCGCTGCGCCGCTGCCGGCAGACGGCCAAGGCCGTCGTCGATGCCCGCGCCGAGCGGCTGCCGGTGATTGCCGAAGCCGGTCTGATCGAGTGCGGGTACGGCAGCTGGACGGGCCGCAAACTGCGGGAGCTGGCCAAGGAGGACCTGTGGCGGACGGTGCAGCAGCAGCCGTCGGCGGTCCGCTTCCCCGACGGCGAGGCGATGACGGAGATGTCGGCCCGAGCCACCGCGACGATCCGGACCTGGGACGCCAAGATCGCCGCCGAGCACGGCGACGATGCGATCTGGGTCGCCGTCTCGCACGGCGACGTCATCAAGGCGATCCTGGCCGACGCGCTGGGCATGCATCTGGACAGCTTCCAGCGGATCATGGTCGATCCGGCCTCGATCTCGGTGATCCACTACGCCGCGTCCCGGCCGTTCGTGCTGCGGATGAACACCGTCGGTCAGGATCTGGCATCGCTGATGCCCAAACCGGCCCCCAAGAAGCCAGGCCGGAAGTCGGCGAAGAAGAAGTCTGCCCGGCAGCCCGCGGCGCGGCCGAGCGACGCCGCTGTCGGCGGCGGAATGGGCGCCGACGACCTGGCTTGA
- a CDS encoding DUF3090 domain-containing protein produces MAILVHRYDSPDRFVAGTVGQPGERTFFLQAREGNRITSVVVEKQQVSVLAEHLERVLDEVLRRSSGQAEVPPPVQQAADISPLDAPITEEFRVGTMTIAWDPGENKLVIELFSNVDQPEAEEGGPAEPVSPEVDDEVDADEMIVVQISPAYARDFIARAQALVDAGRPACPFCLQPIDADGHICPRANGYRRPLF; encoded by the coding sequence ATGGCGATTCTTGTGCACCGCTACGACTCGCCCGACAGGTTCGTCGCCGGGACGGTCGGGCAGCCGGGGGAGCGGACGTTCTTCCTGCAGGCCCGCGAGGGCAACCGGATCACCAGTGTGGTGGTGGAGAAGCAGCAGGTCTCCGTCCTCGCCGAGCATCTGGAACGGGTGCTGGACGAGGTACTGCGCCGCAGTAGCGGGCAGGCCGAAGTGCCGCCACCGGTCCAGCAGGCCGCGGACATCTCACCGCTGGACGCGCCGATCACCGAGGAGTTCCGGGTCGGCACGATGACGATCGCCTGGGACCCGGGGGAGAACAAGCTGGTGATCGAGCTGTTCTCCAACGTCGACCAGCCGGAGGCCGAGGAGGGCGGCCCGGCAGAGCCGGTGTCCCCGGAGGTCGACGACGAGGTCGATGCCGACGAGATGATCGTGGTCCAGATCAGCCCGGCATACGCGCGCGACTTCATCGCCCGTGCCCAGGCACTGGTCGACGCCGGCCGGCCCGCCTGCCCGTTCTGTCTGCAGCCCATCGACGCCGATGGCCATATCTGCCCCAGGGCCAATGGTTATCGCCGACCGCTCTTCTGA
- a CDS encoding SCO1664 family protein, whose amino-acid sequence MISEPGDGEMEIIGRLRQASNQTFLARITGDDGHQLQGVYKPIKGERPLWDFPEHTLGFREVAAYRVSRLGGFDVVPVTTLVDGPFGVGSMQVWVDSAQDEVDRVVDLVPIDQVPATGWFPIVEGYAADDSPIAVIHADDQRLRTMAVFDALVNNADRKGGHILASQGRVFGVDHGICFHTENKLRTLLWGWSGETLSDTERAMITTVLDGAADEVGDLLDTDEIDALLERGYELLTTGRMPYPHGDWHTIPWPPF is encoded by the coding sequence TTGATCAGTGAGCCCGGCGACGGCGAGATGGAGATCATCGGACGACTCCGTCAGGCGTCCAACCAGACCTTCCTGGCCCGGATCACCGGTGACGACGGCCATCAACTCCAGGGCGTCTACAAACCGATCAAGGGCGAACGTCCGTTGTGGGACTTTCCCGAGCACACGTTGGGATTCCGCGAGGTGGCCGCCTACCGGGTGTCTCGGCTGGGCGGCTTCGACGTCGTCCCGGTGACCACCCTTGTCGACGGGCCGTTCGGGGTCGGCTCGATGCAGGTCTGGGTGGACTCCGCCCAGGACGAGGTCGACCGGGTGGTCGACCTGGTGCCCATCGATCAGGTGCCGGCGACGGGCTGGTTCCCGATCGTCGAGGGGTACGCCGCCGACGACAGCCCGATCGCGGTGATCCATGCCGATGATCAGCGGCTGCGGACGATGGCCGTCTTCGATGCGCTGGTCAACAACGCCGATCGCAAGGGCGGTCACATCCTGGCCAGCCAGGGCCGGGTGTTCGGTGTTGATCATGGGATCTGCTTCCACACCGAGAACAAGCTGCGCACCCTGCTCTGGGGATGGTCCGGGGAGACCTTGTCCGACACCGAACGGGCGATGATCACCACCGTGCTGGACGGAGCGGCCGATGAGGTCGGTGACCTGCTCGACACCGACGAGATCGACGCCCTGCTGGAACGTGGCTACGAATTGCTGACCACCGGACGGATGCCGTATCCGCACGGTGATTGGCACACCATCCCGTGGCCGCCCTTCTGA
- the mshC gene encoding cysteine--1-D-myo-inosityl 2-amino-2-deoxy-alpha-D-glucopyranoside ligase: MQAWKAPSLPSVPAGASGPSEVSIFDTAAQAIIDLGPKHGTARMYVCGITPYDATHMGHANTYVTFDLLNRVWRDNGLDVRYVQNITDVDDPLLERADATGEDWRSLAEREIQLFRDDMEALNVIPPDRYQGAVESIGLVNDLIEELQQRGAIYAVDDPEYPDLYFRVGRDADFGEVGHLVEAEALKLSAERGGDPDRPGKEQPLDCLVWRRARPGEPSWDSPFGAGRPGWHIECTAIALEFLGTEFDVQGGGSDLIFPHHEMCAAGARVATEKPFARSYVHAGMVGLDGEKMSKSLGNLVLVSKLREDGVDPMAIRLALLANNYRTDWSWTDELLASAQHRLAGWRQAVGQDAGLPAQEMIGQLRAALNNDLDAPTALAAVDAWVGASAAADGTDSDAPHQVAEAVDALLGIRL; this comes from the coding sequence ATGCAGGCCTGGAAAGCCCCGTCCCTTCCGTCCGTGCCGGCCGGAGCCTCCGGCCCGAGCGAGGTGTCGATCTTCGACACCGCGGCGCAGGCGATCATCGATCTCGGACCCAAGCACGGGACCGCTCGGATGTACGTCTGCGGGATCACCCCGTACGACGCCACCCACATGGGGCACGCCAACACCTACGTCACCTTCGACCTGCTGAACCGGGTCTGGCGGGACAACGGCCTGGACGTCCGGTACGTGCAGAACATCACCGACGTCGACGACCCGCTGCTGGAACGCGCCGACGCCACCGGCGAGGACTGGCGGTCCCTTGCCGAGCGGGAGATCCAGCTCTTCCGGGACGACATGGAAGCCCTGAACGTGATCCCGCCCGACCGCTACCAGGGTGCGGTGGAGTCGATCGGCCTGGTCAACGATCTGATCGAGGAACTGCAACAGCGCGGCGCGATCTATGCCGTCGACGATCCGGAATATCCCGATCTGTACTTCCGGGTCGGTCGGGACGCCGATTTCGGTGAGGTCGGTCATCTGGTGGAGGCCGAAGCGCTGAAACTGTCGGCCGAGCGCGGCGGCGACCCCGACCGGCCGGGCAAGGAACAGCCGCTGGACTGCCTGGTGTGGCGCCGGGCTCGGCCCGGAGAACCGTCCTGGGACAGCCCGTTCGGTGCCGGTCGTCCGGGTTGGCACATCGAGTGCACCGCGATCGCGTTGGAGTTCCTGGGCACCGAGTTCGACGTCCAGGGCGGCGGGAGTGACCTGATCTTCCCCCATCACGAGATGTGCGCCGCCGGCGCCCGGGTGGCCACCGAGAAGCCCTTCGCGCGGTCCTACGTGCATGCCGGCATGGTCGGTCTGGACGGGGAGAAGATGTCCAAGTCGCTGGGCAATCTGGTGCTGGTCTCCAAACTCCGCGAGGACGGCGTCGATCCGATGGCGATCCGGTTGGCGCTGCTGGCCAACAACTACCGGACCGACTGGTCCTGGACCGACGAACTGCTGGCCTCGGCACAGCACCGGTTGGCCGGCTGGCGGCAGGCGGTCGGTCAGGACGCCGGGCTGCCGGCCCAGGAGATGATCGGCCAGCTCCGGGCCGCGCTGAACAACGATCTCGACGCCCCGACCGCATTGGCCGCCGTCGACGCCTGGGTCGGGGCCAGCGCCGCCGCGGACGGCACCGACTCCGACGCCCCGCACCAGGTCGCCGAAGCCGTCGATGCACTCCTCGGCATCCGGCTCTGA
- the pnuC gene encoding nicotinamide riboside transporter PnuC: protein MDVSELLARLVNAKIDIGPGILWREIIGNGFGVASALLGMARRVSAWPIGIVGNIILFTVFLGATFHTPQDLNLWGQAGRQIFFLIVSVYGWVKWYRFRRANQGANAGAAVQPRWANRNERLQLLGGAVVLWVVFYFVLRALNSWGPASDAWILTGSVLATYGMARGWTEFWLIWIAVDAVGVPLLFAAQLYPSAIMYIIYAAVVVVGFVSWWRIQRDRGAEPPRPDGQVGEGRTAGTTLSA, encoded by the coding sequence GTGGACGTCTCCGAATTGCTGGCACGGCTGGTGAACGCCAAGATCGACATCGGCCCCGGCATCCTGTGGCGGGAGATCATCGGCAACGGCTTCGGTGTCGCCAGCGCCCTGCTCGGGATGGCTCGCCGGGTGTCCGCCTGGCCGATCGGCATCGTCGGCAACATCATCCTCTTCACCGTTTTCCTGGGCGCGACCTTCCACACCCCGCAGGACCTCAACCTGTGGGGTCAGGCCGGACGGCAGATCTTCTTCCTGATCGTCAGCGTCTACGGCTGGGTGAAGTGGTATCGCTTCCGCCGCGCCAACCAGGGGGCGAATGCCGGGGCAGCGGTGCAGCCACGCTGGGCCAACCGGAACGAGCGGCTGCAACTGCTCGGCGGCGCGGTCGTGCTCTGGGTGGTCTTCTACTTCGTGCTGCGGGCGCTGAATTCGTGGGGCCCCGCCAGCGACGCCTGGATCCTCACCGGATCGGTGCTCGCCACGTACGGGATGGCCCGCGGCTGGACCGAGTTCTGGCTGATCTGGATCGCCGTCGACGCCGTCGGTGTCCCGCTGTTGTTCGCCGCCCAGCTGTACCCGTCGGCGATCATGTACATCATCTACGCCGCGGTGGTCGTGGTCGGCTTCGTCTCCTGGTGGCGGATCCAACGTGATCGGGGCGCCGAGCCGCCGCGGCCGGATGGACAGGTTGGGGAAGGCCGGACGGCCGGCACTACGCTGTCGGCGTGA
- a CDS encoding phosphoribosyl-ATP diphosphatase: MTSTDPGSTKTFDDLFAELAEKARLREPGSGTVARLDAGVHEIGKKVVEEAAEVWMAAEHEDKDRAAEEISQLLYHLQVMMLALDLEPTDVYRHL; this comes from the coding sequence GTGACCTCGACCGATCCCGGCTCCACCAAGACGTTCGACGACCTGTTCGCTGAGCTGGCCGAGAAGGCACGGCTGCGTGAGCCCGGTTCCGGCACGGTCGCGCGATTGGACGCCGGCGTGCACGAGATCGGCAAGAAGGTCGTCGAGGAGGCCGCCGAGGTGTGGATGGCCGCCGAGCACGAGGACAAGGACCGGGCGGCCGAGGAGATCAGCCAGTTGCTCTACCACCTGCAGGTGATGATGCTGGCGCTGGACCTGGAGCCGACCGACGTGTATCGACATCTGTGA
- the hisG gene encoding ATP phosphoribosyltransferase — protein sequence MPTERTPLRIAVPNKGALSEGAAAILREAGYTQRSETKQLVHLDGETAIEFYYLRPKDIATYVGEGTVDVGITGRDMLIESGAAADEVLGLGFARSRFRFAGPTGSDLTEDKLDGARLATSYPRLVEQHLAQRGVSPRLIHLDGAVEIAIRLGIADVIADVVETGTTLRQAGLEMFGDPILQSEAILIKPADRAEMPDGFETLVRRLNGVLIARTYVMMDYDVDQDHLDAASAITPGFESPTIAPLSREGWFAVRAMVERRKAQQIMDDLWQVGARAILVTDIAASRL from the coding sequence ATGCCAACCGAACGCACACCCTTGCGGATCGCCGTGCCCAACAAGGGCGCGCTGTCCGAGGGCGCCGCCGCCATCCTCCGGGAGGCCGGCTACACCCAGCGCTCCGAGACCAAGCAACTGGTCCACCTCGACGGTGAGACCGCCATCGAGTTCTATTACCTGCGTCCGAAGGACATCGCGACCTACGTCGGCGAGGGGACCGTCGACGTCGGGATCACCGGCCGCGACATGCTGATCGAGTCCGGCGCAGCCGCCGATGAGGTGCTCGGTCTGGGCTTCGCCCGGAGCCGCTTCCGATTCGCCGGTCCGACCGGCAGCGACCTGACCGAGGACAAGTTGGACGGCGCCCGACTGGCGACCTCGTATCCGCGACTGGTCGAACAGCACCTCGCGCAGCGCGGTGTCTCTCCGCGGCTGATCCACTTGGACGGTGCGGTCGAGATCGCCATCCGGCTCGGCATCGCCGACGTGATCGCCGACGTGGTGGAGACCGGTACCACCCTGCGGCAGGCCGGACTGGAGATGTTCGGTGACCCGATCCTGCAGTCCGAGGCGATCTTGATCAAGCCGGCCGACCGAGCCGAGATGCCGGACGGCTTCGAGACGCTGGTCCGCCGGCTGAACGGAGTGCTGATCGCCCGCACCTACGTGATGATGGACTACGACGTCGACCAAGATCATCTCGACGCGGCAAGTGCGATCACTCCCGGCTTCGAGTCGCCCACCATCGCCCCGTTGTCCCGGGAGGGTTGGTTCGCCGTCCGCGCCATGGTCGAGCGCAGGAAGGCTCAGCAGATCATGGACGACCTGTGGCAGGTCGGGGCCCGTGCGATCCTGGTCACCGACATCGCGGCCAGCCGGTTGTAA
- a CDS encoding PH domain-containing protein, with translation MSKDHEPTDTDGSGQLTFHPRRLRIVGAIFAGALVIVVIIGWIALPPHLKALFTPFQLITLLGVLVVIVGMITGLALSTVRADRQGVWLRNGLSVRRFDWSEVHRVVYRDGDPWPTLQVGDPDDPRRQMLLGIQRSDGARAGRAVAELRRLMSAGRAH, from the coding sequence TTGTCGAAGGACCATGAACCGACCGACACCGACGGATCGGGGCAGCTGACCTTTCACCCTCGCCGGTTGCGGATCGTCGGCGCGATCTTCGCCGGTGCGCTGGTGATCGTGGTGATCATCGGCTGGATCGCCCTCCCGCCTCACCTGAAGGCGCTGTTCACACCGTTCCAATTGATCACGCTGTTGGGGGTGCTGGTGGTGATCGTCGGCATGATCACCGGTCTGGCATTGAGCACCGTACGAGCGGATCGGCAGGGTGTCTGGCTGCGCAACGGTCTCAGCGTGCGCCGCTTCGACTGGTCGGAGGTCCATCGGGTCGTCTATCGCGACGGCGATCCGTGGCCGACCCTGCAGGTCGGTGATCCGGATGACCCGCGTCGGCAGATGCTGCTGGGGATCCAGCGCAGTGACGGAGCCCGCGCCGGTCGGGCCGTCGCCGAGCTTCGTCGCCTGATGTCCGCCGGCCGGGCCCACTGA
- a CDS encoding SseB family protein — MTHQRSLADTPFPGDDGQADATARARLAATVSGELPDYLRAVAELCTVRLLVPVVATTTVEGVTTAGLSSDKEAEMAVVLLQAGDGSRAMVAFTGNDSLTVWNAEARPVPVTLDLAAASALQEGATALLIDVNGPHPLAIDGEILQQLAAGHRLVDTGNDEFGWAVPAQDSRPE; from the coding sequence ATGACTCACCAACGTTCCCTCGCCGATACCCCGTTCCCCGGCGACGACGGGCAGGCCGATGCCACCGCCCGCGCCAGACTCGCCGCGACCGTGTCGGGGGAGTTGCCGGACTACCTGCGGGCCGTCGCCGAGCTGTGCACGGTACGGCTGTTGGTCCCGGTCGTCGCCACCACGACCGTCGAGGGCGTGACCACTGCCGGGCTGAGCAGTGACAAAGAGGCCGAGATGGCCGTCGTCCTGCTGCAGGCCGGCGACGGCTCCCGGGCCATGGTGGCCTTCACCGGCAACGACTCGCTGACCGTCTGGAACGCCGAGGCCCGCCCGGTGCCGGTCACCCTCGACCTGGCCGCCGCCTCGGCACTGCAGGAGGGCGCGACAGCCCTGCTGATCGACGTCAACGGGCCGCATCCGTTGGCCATCGACGGCGAGATCCTGCAGCAGCTGGCCGCCGGCCATCGGCTGGTCGACACCGGCAACGACGAATTCGGTTGGGCCGTGCCCGCTCAGGACTCCCGACCGGAGTAG
- the rhmD gene encoding L-rhamnonate dehydratase: protein MTARATTARIAQVRAYTVGSGGGADYHDQQGYHWIDDHISTPMARYPGYADSRRSFGLNVLGTLVVQIEADDGTVGFGVTTAGEPGAWIVERHLSRFLEGRPVTEIEKIWDQMYASTLFYGRKGLVLNVISAIDLALWDLLGRLRQEPVYALLGGPVRDELIMYATGARPDLAQQLGFVGGKMPLHHGPSEGAEGLRANLAELAAMREKVGDDFWLMWDCWMSLDLDYATRLADGAHRYGLKWLEEALPPDDYWGYRDLRRAVPRGLLVSTGEHEATRYGFRMLLEMGCADILQPDVGWCGGITELIKISALADAHGALVVPHGSSVYSYHFVITRTNSPFSEFIMMAPEADEVVPMFTPLLVGEPVPVNGRLRLPETPGFGVELNPEVELIRPYSGRES, encoded by the coding sequence ATGACGGCGCGAGCGACGACGGCGAGGATCGCCCAGGTCCGGGCGTACACGGTCGGTTCCGGCGGCGGCGCTGACTACCATGATCAACAGGGCTACCACTGGATCGATGATCACATCTCGACGCCGATGGCACGCTATCCCGGATATGCCGACAGCCGCCGCAGTTTCGGTTTGAACGTGCTCGGCACCCTGGTGGTGCAGATCGAGGCCGACGACGGCACCGTCGGCTTCGGTGTGACCACCGCCGGCGAGCCCGGCGCCTGGATCGTGGAGCGTCACCTGTCGCGCTTTCTGGAGGGCAGGCCGGTCACCGAGATCGAGAAGATCTGGGACCAGATGTACGCCTCCACGTTGTTCTACGGCCGCAAGGGCCTGGTGTTGAACGTGATCAGCGCGATCGACCTCGCCCTGTGGGATCTACTCGGGCGGCTCCGGCAGGAACCGGTGTACGCGCTGCTCGGCGGGCCGGTCCGCGACGAGTTGATCATGTATGCCACCGGTGCCCGTCCTGATCTTGCTCAGCAGCTCGGCTTCGTCGGCGGCAAGATGCCGCTGCACCACGGGCCGTCCGAGGGTGCGGAAGGGTTGCGGGCCAATCTGGCGGAGCTGGCGGCGATGCGGGAGAAGGTCGGAGACGACTTCTGGCTGATGTGGGACTGCTGGATGTCGCTGGATCTGGACTACGCCACCCGGCTGGCCGACGGCGCTCATCGGTACGGCCTGAAGTGGTTGGAGGAGGCGCTGCCCCCGGACGACTACTGGGGTTATCGCGATCTTCGACGCGCCGTCCCGCGCGGCCTGCTGGTGTCCACCGGTGAGCACGAGGCGACCCGATACGGGTTCCGGATGCTGCTGGAGATGGGCTGCGCGGACATCCTGCAGCCCGATGTCGGCTGGTGCGGCGGGATCACCGAGCTGATCAAGATCTCCGCATTGGCCGATGCGCACGGCGCGCTGGTGGTGCCGCACGGATCGAGTGTCTACAGCTATCACTTCGTGATCACCCGGACCAACAGCCCGTTCTCGGAGTTCATCATGATGGCGCCCGAGGCCGACGAGGTGGTGCCGATGTTCACCCCGCTGCTGGTCGGCGAACCGGTGCCGGTGAACGGCCGGCTGCGGTTGCCGGAGACCCCCGGCTTCGGTGTCGAGCTCAATCCCGAGGTCGAGCTGATCCGGCCCTACTCCGGTCGGGAGTCCTGA
- a CDS encoding zinc-dependent alcohol dehydrogenase, with product MKALVLNGDYDISLQDRPEPEPAAGEVLVEVIATGICGSDFHGYSGENGRRHPGQVMGHETVGRIVALGAAVDDHQIGELVTVNPVLNCGDCDACRAGQQAWCPNRSLFGVTPEISAAFAERFVIRASNVITLPADLPPELGALVEPLAVGYHAARRGGCGPQDRVLVIGGGPIGQACVLAAHRLGASRVAVSDPKDTRRAICARLGSETIDPAAGELTDAVENALGGRPNLVLDAVGVSATVADALTVAGLGARIVLVGMGSPQLELSAYAVSTEERTLFGSFTYTAEEFAATAAWVGSRPAGLDALIDGRVGWEDAPQSFDDLARGASAASKILVFPGGAPTSSAVRS from the coding sequence ATGAAGGCACTCGTCCTGAACGGTGACTACGACATCTCCCTGCAGGACCGTCCCGAGCCCGAGCCCGCCGCCGGCGAGGTGCTGGTGGAGGTGATCGCGACCGGGATCTGCGGATCGGACTTCCACGGCTACTCCGGGGAGAACGGCCGGCGGCATCCCGGTCAGGTGATGGGGCATGAGACCGTCGGCCGGATCGTCGCCCTCGGCGCCGCTGTCGATGATCATCAGATCGGCGAGCTGGTGACGGTCAATCCGGTGCTGAACTGCGGCGATTGCGATGCCTGCCGCGCCGGCCAGCAGGCCTGGTGCCCGAATCGGTCGTTGTTCGGCGTCACGCCGGAGATCTCGGCCGCCTTCGCCGAACGCTTCGTGATCAGGGCGTCCAACGTGATCACCCTGCCCGCCGACCTGCCTCCCGAGCTCGGTGCGCTGGTCGAACCACTCGCGGTCGGCTACCACGCTGCCCGTCGCGGCGGCTGCGGACCGCAGGACCGGGTGCTGGTGATCGGCGGTGGCCCGATCGGCCAGGCCTGTGTGCTGGCCGCGCACCGGCTCGGCGCCTCGCGGGTTGCGGTGTCGGATCCGAAGGACACCCGACGCGCGATCTGTGCGCGGCTGGGTTCCGAGACGATCGACCCCGCGGCTGGTGAACTGACCGACGCCGTCGAGAACGCACTGGGCGGTCGCCCGAATCTCGTGCTCGATGCGGTCGGGGTCTCGGCGACGGTCGCCGACGCACTCACCGTCGCCGGGCTCGGCGCCCGGATCGTGTTGGTCGGGATGGGGTCGCCGCAGCTGGAGCTCTCGGCGTACGCGGTCAGCACCGAGGAACGGACGCTGTTCGGCTCCTTCACCTACACCGCCGAGGAGTTCGCCGCGACGGCCGCCTGGGTGGGCAGCCGGCCCGCCGGTCTGGATGCCCTGATCGACGGCCGGGTCGGCTGGGAGGACGCTCCGCAGAGCTTTGATGATCTTGCTCGCGGGGCCAGCGCCGCCAGCAAGATCCTGGTGTTTCCCGGTGGTGCACCGACCTCGTCGGCGGTCCGATCATGA